The stretch of DNA CGTGCCGCCGTTGATGAACAGGACCGTGCCCTTGCCGACGAAGCGCATGTTCTGCAGCACGGCGTGGACCGCGGCGATCGGGCCGTAGACGGAGAACTCGATGGCGCCCTTGGTGTCGTCGACGGTGGTCTCCAGCAGCGGTCGCAGGAACGACTTCTGGGGGAGCGGGCTGTACTGCAGGACCTCGATCGGGCCCTGCGTCTCGTTGGCCTGCTCCAGCGTCCGGGCGAGCGAGTCGGGGTCGCGGACGTCCGTGGTCCAGCCACGGGCGTCGATGCCCTCGGCCTGGAGGTCGGCGGCGAGCGCGTCGACGCGCTCGGCGTTGCGAGCCAGCAGGGCGACGGCGAAGCCCTCCTTGCCGAAGCGGCGAGCGACTGCGGCTCCGAGTCCTCGGCCGGCTCCGACGATGGCGATGGTAGTCACGGGGGTCCTCCTAGGATCGGGTGGGATGCCCTCTCGACGCTAGTCGCGGTCCTTCGAACCGGCAGCGCGAACGGTCGGCGCTGGCGGCACCTCCGCGGTGGCTGTGCCGGGTCAGTGCGTGGCGGCGACCTTCGCGAACCCCTCGCGGTACGTGGGGTAGTCGGGCGTCCAGCCGGTGGAGCGCAGCAGGGCGTTCGAGATCCGCTTCCCGTGGCCCTGCGCCGGATCTGCCGGCGGCAGAGCGGGCAGCCCGAGCCGCTCGGCCAGGAACGCGGCAACGTCGCCGCGCAGGGCCGGCTCGTCGTCGGTGCCGAGGTAGACGCGGGCCGGCTCCTCGACCTGGGTCAGCAGGTGCACGGCGGCCCGCGCCGCGTCGACGCGGTGGATCCGGTTCGTCCACCGGTGCGGGTCGCTCACCTCGCCCGCGCGCACCTCGTCGGCGAGGCGCGGGGTGCCCTCGTAGAGGCCGGACAGGCGCAGCACGCTGCCCGTCGACACCCGGTCGAGGAACGCCTGCTCGGCCTCCAGCAGCACGGCGGCGGGAGCGTCGGCGGGCGCCGGAGGCGTCTGCTCGGTGATCACGTCGTCGCCGTCGCCGTTCACGGCGGTCGAGGACACCAGCACGGCGCGTCGTGGGCGCGCGCCCTGTCGGTCGAGGGCGTCGAGCGCCCGCAGCATGCCGTCGACGTACGTGGCGCGGTAGGACTCCTCGCTGCGCGGTCGCGCCGTCAGCACGACGGCGAGCAGGTCGAGGTCGAGGTCCGGCAACGTCGGCTCCTCGCGCGACAGGTCGGCGGAGAGCCCGACGAGCGGGGCCGGCACCTGGTCGGCCTGCCTGCGGATGCCGACCACCCGGTGGCCGAGCGCGGCCAGGCGCAGGCCGACGTCGGCCCCCAGCCGACCGCAGCCGACGAGCAAGGTGTCCGGGGACGTCATGGTTCCTCCTAGAACGGGGGCCACGGCACGGCCGGCATGGGTCCGTGCGGAGCGGGGAAGGTGCCGGCGGACAGCAGGGCGTCGCACCGGTCGCCGAACGCCTGCACCTCCGCGGCCGTGACCAGGTCGGGCAGCACGCCGCCCAGACCGGTCGCGTCGTCGAGCGAGGCGCGCAGCCGACGCACGCCGTCGAGCTCGTCGTCGGTGAGCGGCTGGCCGAGCCAGCCCCACAGCACCGTCCGCAGCTTGTGCTCCGCGTGGAACGTCAGGCCGTGGTCGACGCCGTAGCGGTGGCCGTCGGCCATCTCCAGCACGTGCCCGCCCTTGCGGTCGGCGTTGTTGAGCACGACGTCGAGCACGGCCATCCGCCGCAACGCCGGCGTGTCCTCGTGCACGAGGGCGACCGGTCGGTCCCGCTCGTCGACCCCGTCGAACACGTGCAGCATGCCGTCGGGGACGCGGCGGGCGCGGACGATGGTCACGGCCTCCTGGTCGGGATCACTGGTCTGCCAGCGCTGCACCATGCCCGGACCGTGCGGCCCGTCGCGCAGCCAGGTGGGCGGGACGACGTCCCAGCCCGTGGCCCTCGACGCCTGGTACGCCGCGAGCTCGCGGTGCGCGAGCAGCCCGTCGGGGAAGTCCCACAGCGGCTGCTCGCCGGCGACCGGCTTGTAGACCACCTGCACGTCGCCGATCGTCGCCACGAACGTCGCGTTCGAGGCCGAGACGACCCGGCCCGTCAGCACCAGCTCGTCGTGCAGCAGCGCCGGCTCGACGTCGGCCGACAACGGGAGCTCGTTCACCGGAACTCGTCGGGCAGCTCGCAGACGTGGTCGTCGGGGGAGTCCATCGGCACCTCGCAGATCGGGCACGCCGGACGGCCTGCCGAGACCACCTCGCGGGTCCGCTGGGCGAACGCGCGGGCGCTACCGACCGGGATGCGGACGACCAGAGCCTCCGGCGGGTCGACCTCGACCACGCCCTCGGCGTCGGCCTCCGCCTCCACGTCGAGCACAGGGAACGCCTCGATGACGATCTGCGCGGTCGAGGGGTCCCATCCCAGGCCCATCGCCCCGACGCGGAACTGCTCCTCCACCGGCTGGTCGAGCGGCTCGTGGTCGGCCAGGCCGTCCGGAGCGCTCGCCGGGATGCTGAACGGGTTGCCGTCCTCGGCCATCAGCTCGTCGAGCACCTCGTCGAGCCGGTCGGCGAGCACCGCCGACTGCTCCTTCTCGACCGCCACGCTCACGAGCTCACGACCGGCCCTCGCCTGCAGGTAGAACGTGCGTGCGCCGGGTGAGCCGACCGTGCCGACGACGAAACGGTCGGGCCAGTCGAATCCGTGGACGATGGTGGCCATGCCTCCACTCTAGGGTCCGTCGCCACGCACCGCCGTGCGGCGACGTCAGGAGCGGCCCGGGCCCGCCAGCTCCGCCGACCCGTCGTCCAGGGCGTCCAGCGTCGCCGTCCCGTCCTCGGACCCGGCCTGCGGACCCCGGGGCCCGGCACCCCCGCCGGGACCATCTGCGGCCGCCCGGGGCCCGGCACCCCCGCCGGGCACCGCGTCGGTGGTGGCCGCGGCGTCGGCGGCCGGGCGCAGCCAGCCGAGGTCGCCGGCATGGGTGTTCTGGGCCAGCACGTAGGGGCGGGCCTCGGTGTAGCGGACGATCGAGATCGACGCCGGGTCGACCTGGATGCGCTGGAAGAGGTCGAGGTGCATCCCGAGCGCGTCGGCCAGCACCGCCTTGATGATGTCGCCGTGGCTGACCGCCACCCAGACCGCGGACGCGCCGTGCTCGGCCTCCACCTCGGCGTCGATCCGGCGCACGGCCTCGACCGCGCGCGCCTGCATCGTCGTCATCGACTCACCGCCGGGGAACACGGCGGCCGACGGCTGCGACTGCACGACCTTCCACAGCGGCTCCTGCGCCAGCTCCTTCAGCGGTCGTCCCTGCCAGGACCCGTAGTCGCACTCGCTGACGGCCTCCTCGACCCGCAGCACGATCGAGGGGTCCTGGTGGGCCAGGACGGCTGCGCTCGTCTCGCGGCATCGCTCCATCGGGCTCGAGTACACGGCCGCCAGCGGCACGTCCGTGAGCCGCTCGCCCGCGCGCGCGACCTGGTCGCGTCCGTGGTCGTCGAGCAGCACCCCGGGCGTCCGCCCGGCGAGCACACCGGAGGCGTTGGCGGTCGTGCGGCCGTGCCGCAGCAGGACGAGAGTGGCCATGTCCACGAGCCTAGGGCCGCCCCGCGCACCGCGCCGGGCGTGGTGCGTCGGGCCCGCTCACGGCACCGGCTCGGTTAATCGCTTGGCGACGACGTGCCGCGCCCCCTACGGTGGTCCCCGGTGCGCCACTCGGCCACCCCTCACCTCGCAGCAGGAGACCACCCGTGACCACGTATCGCAGCAGCCTCGAAGCGAACGGCCCCTGGGCCGCGCGCGCGCTGCACGCTGCCTTCATGGTCTCGCAGCACGTCTCCCTCGAGGACCAGGACCCGCGAGGCGAGAAGCTGCCCGCGACGGAGCGACCCATGACCTAGGTGCACCCTGCACCGGCCCGGGGCCGCTCCAGCGAGTCAGACGACTCGAGGGGGCGGCCCCTTCGCATGTCCGGACCCACCGATGCAGATCCGGACCCGACCCCGACCCGTGCCGCAGCAGGCACGACCCCAGCACGTACCGACGACCCACCCGGGAGGTGACCACCGATGGAGACGCAGAACGGCAGGACCCGCGCCAGGACCGTGGCGCGCACCGAGAGCACGGTCGCGTCGGTCCTGACCACGCACGGCGTGGTCGCGGCCTTCGCCCACCCGACGCCGCGCGCCCTCGCGGACGACTGGGCGTGCGCGGGCCAGGACCCCGAGCTGTTCTTCCCGAGCGACGACGGCCAGCTGCTCGCCGCCCAGGCGGTCTGCGGGACGTGCACCTTCCGGGACACCTGCCTCGCCCTCGCGACCGCGAGGTCCGAGAGCGGTGTCTGGGGCGGGGTGCTGCTCGCCGACGGCACTCCGCTGGCCTCCGTCCCCACCAGGGGCAGGCCGAGGGGGAGCCGCTCGCGGGCCACGCCCCAGACCGCTGCCTGACGGCGTCCGCACCACGCCGTCGGGCAGCCCCCTCTCCGTAGCTCAGCTGGACAGAGCCCCCGGTCGCGAGCCGGGAGGTCGGAGGTTCGAGCCCTCCCGGAGAGACCCGGCACACCCGCCACCACCCCCACATCCACACCCACAGCCCGAGGAGGCGACCCACCATGACCACCACGACCATCCCGCCCGACGCCACGGCGTTCCCGACGCGCCTGCCCGGTGCCGTCGCGGACACGCTCATGTGGGCCGACCCGGCCGACGTCGAGGACGCCGCTCTCGCCCAGCTGCGCACCATCTCGCGCCTGCCCTGGGTCCACGGCCTGCGCGTCATGCCCGACGTGCACCTCGGCAAGGGCGCGACCGTCGGCTCCGTCGTCGCCATGCGCGACGCGGTGTCGCCGGCCGCCGTCGGCGTCGACATCGGCTGCGGCATGACGGCGGTCCGCACCGACCTGACCACCGAGGACCTCCCGGAGGACCTGCGGGGCCTGCGCCACGAGATCGAGCGCGCCGTCCCGGTGGGCTTCCACGCGCACGACGTCGCCCCCGACGTCGACCGGCTCGGTCTCGGCGGGGCCGGGGCCGGCTGGGACACGTTCTGGGCCGGGTTCGGCGACCTGCACGAGAAGGTCCGCGACCGCGAGTCGAAGGCCATGAAGCAGATGGGCTCCCTCGGCGGCGGCAACCACTTCATCGAGGTGACGTCGGACGACGGCGGACGGGTGTGGCTCATGCTGCACTCGGGGTCGCGCAACATCGGCAAGGAGCTGGCGGAGCGGCACATCGCGGCCGCGAAGGGCCTGGACCACAACCTGGACCTGCCCGACCGCGACCTCGCCGTCTTCCTCGCCGGCACCGCACCGATGCAGGCGTACCTGCGCGACCTGTACTGGGTGCAGGACTACGCCGCGCGCAACCGTGCGGTCATGATGGCGCTCGTCCGCGAGGTCGTCACGACGTACTTCGGGGCCCGCGGTCGCGACGTGGCGTACGACCGCGCGATCTCCTGCCACCACAACTACGTGGCGCAGGAGCGGTACGACGACGTCGACCTGGTGGTCACCCGCAAGGGCGCCATCCGCGCGGGTACGGGCGACTACGGCCTGATCCCGGGATCGATGGGCACCGGTTCGTACGTCGTGCGGGGGCTCGGCAACGAGCAGTCCTACTGCTCGGCGTCGCACGGTGCGGGACGCCGGATGTCGCGCACCCGGGCCCGCAAGACGTTCACGGCGGACGACCTGGTCGCCCAGACCGCGGGCGTCGAGTGCCGCAAGGACCTCGGCGTGGTCGACGAGATCCCGGCGGCGTACAAGGACCTCGAGTCCGTCATCGCGGCGCAGACCGACCTCGTGTCGGTCGAGGCGCGGCTCACCACCCTGCTCTGCGTCAAGGGCTGACCGCGGTGGGCTGACGGACGGGGGAGAGGTGGGGCCGGTCGGCGCAGGACCGACCGGCCCCGGTGTCGCAGCGGTGCACAGTGATCTAGCCGCCCACGGTCCAGCACCCCCGCCGGACCAGGCCATCTGCCGCCCACGGCCCGGCACCCCCGCCGGGCTGTCTGCCGCCCACGGCCCGGCACCCAGGCCGGGCTGTCTGCCGCCCACGGCCCGGCACCCCCGCCGGGCCGGGCCCGGCTCACCAGGTGTCGACGGTGCGACCCGAGCCGACGAGCCGGCCGTCGCGGTCGGCGGCCTCCACGAGGCGGGCGAGCAGATCACGGGTCTCGGCCGGGTCGACGACGTCGTCGATCTCGCCGTGCCGCGCGACGTTCAGCGCCGACGCGTGCGCCTGCGCCAGCGCGGTCAGCTCGCGCACCTTGCGCTCGCGCTCCTCCTCGTCGGCGATCGCCTCGAGCTCCTTGCGCATCGACAGCCGCACCGCGCCCTCCAGTCCCATCGCGCCGAGGTGCGCACCGGGCCACGTCACCGTCATCAGCGGTTCGTGCAGGCTGCCGCCGAGCATCGCCTGCGCGCCGAGTCCGTAGGCCCGCCGCAGCACGACGCCGATCATCGGTACCTGCAGCGAGGCGCCCGCCACCAGCAGCCGCGCGCAGTGCCGCACCATCGCGGTGCGCTCGGCCTCGGGGCCGACCATCATGCCCGGGGTGTCCACGAACGAGACCACGGGGAAGCCGTACGCGTCGCAGAGCTGCAGGAACCGGGCCGCCTTGTCGCCCGCGTCGGCCGTGATCGCGCCGGCCACGTGCCGGGAGTCGTTCGCGAGCACGCCGACCGTCCGCCCCTCCAGCCGGGCCAGGGCCGTCACCAGCTCCGGCGCGAACGTGGGGCGCAGCGGCAGCACGGTGTCCTCGTCGAACACCGTCTCCAGCACCGGCAGCGGGTCGTACGCGCGACGCTCGCCGGCCGGGACCACGTCCCGCAGCACCGACTGGTCGCCGGCGGTCCAGTCGTCGCGTCGGCCGAGGAAGTAGCCGATCAGCTCCCGCGCCACCCGCGGCGCCTCGTCGTCCTCGGCCACTACGTCGACCACGCCGTTGGCGGTCATCACGTCGATCGGGCCGACGTCCGCGGCCTCGACGTCGCCCAAGCCTCCGCCGGCGATCATCGCCGGCCCGCCCATGCCGAGCGACGCCCGCGACGTGGCCACCACGAGGTCGGCCGTGCCGGCCACGACCGCGTTGCCGGCAAAGCAGTTGTCGTCCACGACGGCCACCCGCGGGACCCGCCCCGACAGGCGCGCCCACGCCG from Aeromicrobium erythreum encodes:
- a CDS encoding acyl-CoA carboxylase subunit beta; this encodes MDIRPDLLELLARRALTEDTARPEAVARLHRRGGRTARENVAALVDPGSLVEYGRFVTAAQTDRRSDDDLLDRTVADGIVGGLATIDGHACAVLSYDYLVMAGTQGMRGHAKTDRLLDVVARLGLPTVFFAAGGGGRPGDTDIPLASALDVPTFAAWARLSGRVPRVAVVDDNCFAGNAVVAGTADLVVATSRASLGMGGPAMIAGGGLGDVEAADVGPIDVMTANGVVDVVAEDDEAPRVARELIGYFLGRRDDWTAGDQSVLRDVVPAGERRAYDPLPVLETVFDEDTVLPLRPTFAPELVTALARLEGRTVGVLANDSRHVAGAITADAGDKAARFLQLCDAYGFPVVSFVDTPGMMVGPEAERTAMVRHCARLLVAGASLQVPMIGVVLRRAYGLGAQAMLGGSLHEPLMTVTWPGAHLGAMGLEGAVRLSMRKELEAIADEEERERKVRELTALAQAHASALNVARHGEIDDVVDPAETRDLLARLVEAADRDGRLVGSGRTVDTW
- a CDS encoding SCO1664 family protein, with the translated sequence MNELPLSADVEPALLHDELVLTGRVVSASNATFVATIGDVQVVYKPVAGEQPLWDFPDGLLAHRELAAYQASRATGWDVVPPTWLRDGPHGPGMVQRWQTSDPDQEAVTIVRARRVPDGMLHVFDGVDERDRPVALVHEDTPALRRMAVLDVVLNNADRKGGHVLEMADGHRYGVDHGLTFHAEHKLRTVLWGWLGQPLTDDELDGVRRLRASLDDATGLGGVLPDLVTAAEVQAFGDRCDALLSAGTFPAPHGPMPAVPWPPF
- a CDS encoding DUF3090 family protein, which translates into the protein MATIVHGFDWPDRFVVGTVGSPGARTFYLQARAGRELVSVAVEKEQSAVLADRLDEVLDELMAEDGNPFSIPASAPDGLADHEPLDQPVEEQFRVGAMGLGWDPSTAQIVIEAFPVLDVEAEADAEGVVEVDPPEALVVRIPVGSARAFAQRTREVVSAGRPACPICEVPMDSPDDHVCELPDEFR
- a CDS encoding RtcB family protein — encoded protein: MTTTTIPPDATAFPTRLPGAVADTLMWADPADVEDAALAQLRTISRLPWVHGLRVMPDVHLGKGATVGSVVAMRDAVSPAAVGVDIGCGMTAVRTDLTTEDLPEDLRGLRHEIERAVPVGFHAHDVAPDVDRLGLGGAGAGWDTFWAGFGDLHEKVRDRESKAMKQMGSLGGGNHFIEVTSDDGGRVWLMLHSGSRNIGKELAERHIAAAKGLDHNLDLPDRDLAVFLAGTAPMQAYLRDLYWVQDYAARNRAVMMALVREVVTTYFGARGRDVAYDRAISCHHNYVAQERYDDVDLVVTRKGAIRAGTGDYGLIPGSMGTGSYVVRGLGNEQSYCSASHGAGRRMSRTRARKTFTADDLVAQTAGVECRKDLGVVDEIPAAYKDLESVIAAQTDLVSVEARLTTLLCVKG
- a CDS encoding WhiB family transcriptional regulator, with translation METQNGRTRARTVARTESTVASVLTTHGVVAAFAHPTPRALADDWACAGQDPELFFPSDDGQLLAAQAVCGTCTFRDTCLALATARSESGVWGGVLLADGTPLASVPTRGRPRGSRSRATPQTAA
- a CDS encoding histidine phosphatase family protein gives rise to the protein MATLVLLRHGRTTANASGVLAGRTPGVLLDDHGRDQVARAGERLTDVPLAAVYSSPMERCRETSAAVLAHQDPSIVLRVEEAVSECDYGSWQGRPLKELAQEPLWKVVQSQPSAAVFPGGESMTTMQARAVEAVRRIDAEVEAEHGASAVWVAVSHGDIIKAVLADALGMHLDLFQRIQVDPASISIVRYTEARPYVLAQNTHAGDLGWLRPAADAAATTDAVPGGGAGPRAAADGPGGGAGPRGPQAGSEDGTATLDALDDGSAELAGPGRS
- a CDS encoding SDR family NAD(P)-dependent oxidoreductase, whose protein sequence is MTTIAIVGAGRGLGAAVARRFGKEGFAVALLARNAERVDALAADLQAEGIDARGWTTDVRDPDSLARTLEQANETQGPIEVLQYSPLPQKSFLRPLLETTVDDTKGAIEFSVYGPIAAVHAVLQNMRFVGKGTVLFINGGTAVRPAPKFAGTSLSFAAQSAYAQMLHDTLADEDIHVAQLVIPGSIEEGHPQKDPTVLAETLWSMHTGRDEFRVFATDMDDEVSETSD